CATTCATTTCAGAAGCATAATCGATGAAAAACAGTCAAAACAATAACATCTAAAATTATCAACGGGCAAAAATTTGCTTGGTGTTgcaaacattcaggggtaaattaaaaattctgctgAATATTCATCTAGCATTTTGATACTTTCCTAGGTATAGGGAATCCGATTATACCGaaggaacatttttcaacaattgtaTATGTTTCCaggttttcaatgaaaatatctAAATAATGAGGTACAATTTACATCAACATTGACTTCCGTGTATTCGAATAGTTTGATTTGATAGAATACTGTAGAACTgatttaatacttttttgtaAGGGTTTGACCAGCCTATGGGAACGCCTTCGGTAGTTTATAAAACAACTATTCTGAACAAgagaaacaaaattatgatataGATGCAAAATactaaattattttatatccaGAAAAGTAATTACGATCTTTATAATTTGCTGTTTAAAGTGCCACACATAAGTTTCAAAACAttcacatttcaatttttatttttttcttctatgacATCACTCAAATCGTTCAAAacgtttcaaaaacaaatttgttaaggatatgaaatttagaaaacaaactagtaaaaatttcaactaactaaacttttgaataatatttcattaaaaatgagcaaaatttaTGAGCACTCACTAGAACGTCACAACTAAGGAAAATTGTCTAGATTTACCGTTGGGAGAAATTTAAGATTTGGTGTGAAATTCTAATACCTAATTAATTcccgatttattaaaaaaaatgacgattTGCAGCTCTAAACGACGCTCAGAGGGTCCTGCTATCAAAATGgtgatcaaaatatcaaaacttcggtgtttagaaaaaaaataaattaagattgGATTACAGAATAAGGTAAGAAAAAGTGAACAACGTAATCTTTCATACTTTTAAAAGCAAGATATTGATGAATCACTCGTAAGAGATTTACAACGTTTATTAGTTGAAAAagatttacatttttcgataacaTTTTAGATCCGCGCCAAATCTTGAAAAGTTTtctgtacaaaaaataaaacgcaaCAATAACAAGCATTTGtattacaagagcaaaaagaAGTTTGAGTTTGTGGACAAAAGGGGGAACTAAATTGGGGAGCACCGAAAGGCAATTGGCGAAATTGAAGAAAGTGCATCATATTAGAATTATCACTCGATAAGAATATCACTTTCGATTTTGATGCATCACAGATCTATAGTAGGATCATCCTGAAAAACCACCATTAACatggaataaataaatataacaaacaCGAGTTTAAGATGTTAAAAGTTTGACTAAGCGATGTAGATCTTTAGTAAAATAattcaatccaaaattttaaaaaaaaattgtagaaataaaATTCCGAATCCTTGTCCACATATCACTGAATAAATAtatccaaaaaaatatcaagttaaaaaaaatcgttgccaGTTAAATCGAATCCAACAGTTATATAAAATATAAAGCACCAAATCCAAAAAAAGATGTTGTACAAAATTAGCTTTTCTAGAGTCGCTTCtagtttgttttatatttttaataacattCATTGCgaacaaattctgaaaaattaaatttttaattatatgaTGATGTGATGATTCGTAAACGTAATATAgagaaaatcgttttgaaaacaAGTATTTCACTGGAATATTTTTCCATTCGTCGGAGATTGAGCTGAAACGTCCATTTGCAACTAAAAGGTTTCAGCAACTGTAAAATTTAACATAGCTTGAAAGAAATTTGAACTCTAATTTGGATGAACAGAATCCTCTAAGAAGTATAAAACATTCCCAAAAATCTATTCCTATCAGCTAATAGAATTTAGTTGAGAAAACCACGAAAATTTCGGTTTGCTTCTGCAAAAAGTTTTACTACTTATTGTAactacatgaaaattttcttaccTAATTCAATCCTTGTTACTGGCCGAAAATTGGCAGTTACcagacaaatttaaatttagaaaacagtggcccttattctgcgcctcgagtgacgtgacgatagtagagtcacccaagtcactctattccagcagtcggtttaggtgaggaacgtcacttcggatgaactttgtgagttcttaccctattctcgtagtcaccgtgggtgagaatcgtcgcattcgggtgacgattttaggtgacaattgtcggtaccttttcaggtggtgacgagatagAAATTTAATCGAGAATTTATGTAAATCCTAATGTTAGGCTCTAAATGGTTAATTATACTAATGAAtgatagttttggaaataaaattaagcaaatttattagcaaatatgatttttaaatatattgaaactttttcattgcTATCTCAAATATGTAATTTGGATTGGAATACTGAATGGAAAGTATGATCTTCTAATGAaatctaaaattcagatttaattgaagtttgtttttcgaACCGTTAAAACAATGAAATGacgaaaactttggaattcaaatattatagtacttttaattttattttcactttttaataatATGCTATGCAAAGAAACCGGATTTAGGTTTATGTGACCGAAATTTGTCGTTTGaatctgatgctgctgctgctatttcGTTGGTTTCGATTTCGATAAATGCTCGGCATTCCATGATCTCCTATCTGGCAGGCGAAACAACTTCCGACATGCCACGGGGGTAACTTCAGTTGaggaaaatatataaaccggCAGCATTCGCCATtactgaaaacgaaaaaaaaaacttaacttctcTTGGATGATCGAACAGTTTCAGGTACAAAACACAAATTATTTTACATACCTGATAAACCTTTGGAAATGTTTAACAAACACCGCCTTTTTGTGCGCTGGGTTTTTGGAGCAGCAGCCGTcggcatctgatttttttccccgGCAATATGACCCAGATCCGAACTTAGCtttgattaactttttttttttttttttttttttttttttttttcgattacagtcgttttaccatttttatggcattcgcgactttatcaacgttacagttggcggatcgttattgaaaaacttatccggtacaactgtgttcgatgtttactcttgggctcgaactcacggacatcggctcaggagacaacagacttgtcaactgagctatatcacaagccccagcTTTGATTAACGAAATTTCCTCTTACGTCGCACAAATCGTCCGTTTTTCTTCCTGAAGCAGCTTGCTGTAACCGTACCATCCGATGATGGCCATTTTCGAACCGAAATTCTAACCCGAAATTCTAAAAACTTACTTCGGAAAATCCGAAGCGAGAGCAAAATCCAAACAACACCAGCAgaattctaccattttgacagacgtgttcattcggtcactcacctagagtgaacctctgtcactttacccacaacgactccgggaataaggtgacaaatctcacggtgactcgaggtgaggtgacaatcgtcacctcatgcgcggcgcagaataagggccagtTTGTATTTACCGCCATATAAAAAAACagctatcatcacccttttgttagttccGTAACTGAAAACTAGTTAGCGCTGAATGTCAAATAGTTTTGCTGCAAATAGCCAATAACCAAATCTGAAACATATTCTTGTTACTTagttaaaatgtgtttttcacatttcataaaattttaataaaatttttccatttccTCCCCGGAAACGTTAACCCAGAATGGAAAATGccccagaatttcaatcatCAGAAAAAACacgttcccagattttttttttcttcttcttcttctttctggtATCATGTcttcagttgaaaattaaagaatttaaattaaggtgaataaaatttaattttttttctctttttcctcaTGCTTTGAAACTTTCTTagttcttagatttttttcgatGATCGACTTCAAAACAAATCTCGAGTTTCGGCCTCATGCACGACAATGGAAGAATGAATTACGTTTTTGGTCAGCGTTTCTCACATCAGAAAATATATACTCTTGAGGCTCCATTTGATTCCCATTCGTGTCCTTTGGATGAACGACTCCGTGTGTTTGCAAACCAAAAATGATAATTTCTGtaaggatttaatttttaaaaaaattacaggcaggatgaacaaaacaaaatacttaTCTTCATATCCAGATGTTTAAAACCTTCGAATCTGTTTGGGATTAACGATTTGGGCCAATaacctaaaaacaaaaaaaatatgagaataaGTTCGGAGATATGGTTTTGCTaagattttttaagaattttgatagTACTTACCAGCAGAACAAATCCTCCTGAGCCCCGCAATCCGtttcatagtttttgatattgataaaattttgaacgtcAGTTGATaataacattgactacttgatgcaaTATTACATAGAAGTTATTGATATTACACTACATGACCTGTTCTCGTTgggaacatcattttgatgtaatattgaAGCGAAAATCGTGAATAATACGTCGATCCCAGAAATTACATCGGCTAGCGttacttttttttgctgtgcacaACTAAtcatggttactttttaactttttgtacatttatttgAGACTTCAGATTTGTTTGAAACTCTGTGTTTTGAAaacgattattttaaatttgcttagaaattgttttgaaacaaatctCTAGTTCGGAAtaaagaacatcattttgaaataaatagtcaatgacttaccgaaaattttaaacttccattgtgatataattagaaaattttgtttttttcagtccatttttttagtttgagtGGTTAAGGTAATCATGAGTGAGAAACGGTGTTTGAAAttcctttccttttttattgttttttttttgtattgttattatttatagctaaatttgaatttcgaaacccctcCCCCCCATAGACGggcccttcgcacgggcctgaggGCCAGTATCTCAGACTATATGCccgatttttttccccagacgaaccattccccaggatgaaccattttccagaaattttgaaatagaatAGCGTCTTACGGAAACACTATTAGGATacattgacagttctacacgaactccactttagcaggaggcctcagccctaacctcaaaccatgggagaacagaatcgatttttcagGAGGGCGCAAGATAAACGCGATTTcccggtactaatatcgacaaattcaccctgtggaaaagcgatacacagatgttcgtgttttgatttttttgggtgtctagaggtgccaagtgcattgatatttggaaaatgattatattttttgcattgcATTGTTGTTGAAAacccttttcatgagtactacaatttgcaactttccggaagatttctattcgaatgtgaaattaaacgcatcCTTTAACCAAACGAATCCACAACTTACTGTattgtaggggaaaggtttccaaaatgggcctatcgggttaaatgaccctacggccatttgacgaaatggctgacaagacaacatatctaatcaatgcattttgagggtaatacgcttcgAACACAATGCAAGAATAAATTTTATGCATAAAATCCtactcgaaaaaaattaaaaattcaaacaaggttttgataccttttgatgtaatattttgacttttaaaaattatacgtaaataagctcaaaacaaaaagttgggtggtttttgtttcttattcttatgaaatttagaagttaaacaaatttaagctttaatgAGGGTTTCATAATGACTGATAatcccccgatggcttaatccggccctggctgtcccaaaataacaggttaaataaaataaataaatggtttTTATCATTTAAGCTTCGAatttaagctctgaataacgcctttagagagaattgaagatctcagaacagatttcataaagtttttcttatggatgaaatGCCTCCctaatatggcaaccctaacttttgttttatttgataaaatactaaaacaaatagatttttataaactttaactttgtagtatgaaaattatcagtttcTAACATTTccaataaaactattttaaaatattgccataaatcagaaattttgcctaaaacataaataggcgcatttagcccgcacgttTTGagattcgacaattttgacaacagttataataaaatcgatttctcaaaaactgaaggagatttcaacataaaaattaaagttactCCAatatatagaaaacagatgtctgctcatgtgtatattgtttttgttcacatatTCGATGGactatttgattaaatcagtattctgcttaataggcgcatatagcccgcttctcccctacacttgaacgatgtagcgaattatgtggatatgtttgtaataatcagagcatgtaggcgattattttcaaagtcaacatagacggggctttcattaatttacttgtttgtaatagtgaatgattttgcattcgtttagaagtttgaaacaaatgtttttattctaccaagcagtacatgaaCATATATTGCAGATGTTTTGGATTCACCTGTGCCTGATTTATTGAGATCCATCCTGATAACCGTTTCTTATTTTTACGGAAAATTGTATGTTTCAATAGACAGAATTATGTAGATTTGAACGTatttgagtgtcaatatgatacTTATGGAAGTTTGGAGGCTTGTAACTTGTTTATCAGACACAcccaaatattgaataaaaaatcttctagAACCCCACATGAGTTCATGAAACGCTCCCTGAAGGCCCCGACATAAAAAGTCCCTTTAGATATCTAAAGTGTTATTAAGTgttatcaattaaattgaaTATGTTAAGCTTTCAATCGCTGTATCGCACTTGTTTCTCAACCATACCAATTAAACAATTTGTATAcaagttataattttgtaaaCCTTGCAACGTAACTCAAACATGATACTCAGACAATATTTAGCTACAATCACTGGTTTTGATGAAATCGATGAAACATGCTCCGTAAATCAGCTGTAGGTCAGCAACCAATTGCACAAAAAATATCGCTTGGTGCATAAGAAATCTGATGTTAAAAGCAGTATGTTGGtcatttgtatgttttttttaaactatggccacaaaaaggttgaaaagaagtttaaaacCCGTGTTTTTAATAGATCTACTGCACCGCCGAAATTTTTTCAGTCACTCCAGACAAATTTTGGATGGGGGATTAAAAACTTTCCATAACTATACACATTTTTGCATTATTAGAAAATACGAAACCCATATTTTTTGACGAATCTTGAAATGTaggtgtttttaaaaaaaatatttttcaatatgcGTTTTTTCTGATCTGAATACACAATATTTCAAATTCCCGAAATTCTACTTCCACATAGAGAACAGATAATAAACATGATATTTACAGAAGTTAGTAATGATAAACTCTAgcctgaattcacgtcacaaaagcaATCGTTCGAAGCAAAATCATCTTATTTTTTTACCATTACcaattcatatttatttcaaaggaaattcaattttttatcgtaTGTTACTAATTTTTCATTCTAATGTCAATTGGATGACCTCTAGAATGATAACATTTCAAAAAAGTCCGGAACAGGTAATCTACGTCCCAGTGAAATGTATCTAAAGTGCTTTTCAAGATTATATTGAGACTACATATTTTCAGTTCTTACTTACCTTCAAATCTCCGAAGCCCACGGTGTAATAAGACATCGGTAGCCCGGCATATTTCGCCTTCCGCACATATTTCGCACCCATCGAACGACAAATATCCGGGGACCAAGCCCACAGCAAATCCTCCCTGCTCATAAACGGTGCAAAAATAGTCGAGTCCGTTCCATTGATCATATTACAGGCATCCCCCGAGTAGGTATCCATTTCCGGCTCATCATTGTAGCTGATGACCCTACCGAGGTCCCGAATATTCTTAACACCCCGATACACAACCCATCGCCCGGCATCGGTTGCGTTGCGCTGGaaatatataatttattttctaaaatgtgCTCAAAgttaaattgctgaaaaactaCTGTTCCGAAAAGAGAAAACGAGTAGTGGGTATCGTTGTGCACCGCAATGATTCCTTCCGATTCGAGTCCGGAACAAACGGCTTTCACCGAAAAATCCGAACTACTGCAGTCTATCATAATCCCATCGAACAGCAGATCCATGACCCGAACCGTGAAAAATCCACTCTCGAAGGGTTCAAAGATGACACTGAGCCCTTTAATGATCAATGGCAACATCGCTTCACGCTCTCTTTGGACCATTACGAGTGATCCCAGTATGATCGGATGTGGAATGGTGATCATTTCGTCTCCGGTTAACGACCCGGATTTATCCGGTCGAAAGATGAAGGTGTTTCTCAATGTGAAGGTCAGTGTGTCATCTTCTAGGTTGTCCTCCCGATCGAATCTTTCCTTCCATTCTCTGCAACGTTAGAGGTGAAATTTGTTAAACGAAAATCTCTTCAAACTACACACCATCTGAATTTACTCAAAATGGTAAGGTCCGATTTCTTGGACCTTGGGCTTGCCGCCCTTCATGATTGCCTCCGGGTTGGAAACGTTGAAGATGTGtatcttgaaatccaacggGAAGGGCATCTTCTCGAACATGCCTCGCATCTGGGTTCCATCCTTGAGCATCATTTGCTGGAAAAAATGTTGACGTTTGAAGACAAGTGGTTATAATATTAAAGAATAAGTAATTATTACTTTTAAACGCCCAAATAACATTCAAATTAGATTTTCAAGTCAAATCACAAACAATcgctgtacttttttttttttttgagatgcTAAGAACAATAAGCCCGACGACTTCCGTGAAATGACTACTACAGGACAATCGAATcaccaaaaattaaatgaacattaaatagtTGTGAAGAATTAAATCACCGtttgttatgtttgttaattagATTATCGGTCTTATCGGTGGGAgtgatgtcatttttgtacgaatatttcaagattatgaaattaaaaaaaaatgttgaaagaaTCGATCGACGGTGAAAATGAGCGATCAATCAAATCCCGTTGTATTGAACGTGATGATCACAAACTCAGAAGACAATCTTTCAATAAATCCGTGGGGGGTTTTCGATATTCAAATTAAGTAAGCAATTATAACACAaccaaaaatgctcaaaaatatacttacataattaaacaaacaTCCGCAATTTTCATTAGTGGGAAATCttaagttcataacaaaaatatgttccTATGTTTAtggtcttagttttgtcatgctcATTGACATGGTAAagaaattttccataaattatcaataagtcacacaaacgtcACCACGCCTACCGTTCCAAGCCATACATTCCACACCTCAccgaaaaacttatcaaaagtCTGAACTCCGACTACCCTCAAGTTAAGATAGCTGGAAGACAGACGATCACCGTAGGTCACTTTCATAGCCAGGTTAAGGATCAAAAATTGAAAGGTGAAAAGCAGGTATTATctacaaaataaaatgtaaCGATCCATGCCCGTCAACATAGATTGGCCTTACTAAAAACACTCTCGAAGTGAATAGCTGGTCACAAGAGCAACGTGAAAATGATGGACcaatacaaaaacaaaagctCCTTCAAAACATCCAACGAAATAGGACCCATTATACAAAGTACCAGAGCTCGAAGAAATCATATTCGTTGACCGCAGTAGGGCGAGAAtgagagaaaataaatttctaccCCACGTGCTTCGAAAGacgatgaaataaaatcatgttagcatagacgaacttcataatgacagtgaatacatttttttttgttattcactcCACAGTCATTCAATACACAAAGTCGTGACAGTTAACAAACATTCAAtcatgtcaattgaattttttatgataGGATGTACTTATTGTACTTTCTATACTACCAgacaactaatatttttttcttccggACTCGTAGCAATGCCATCTGGACGTGTGCGAAATCAATTTAACGTTTCTACCCTTCCTCAGCACGGTTAGGCGTGTCTGAATGAAAAAATGCCTCTAAAAACGATGATTTTAATTAGGCGGCTTAATACTTTCCTAATAGACCTGGAAGAAAATTAATGGAGATCCCCGTCATGCAATGTTTGTAGGAGATCAAAACGCCCAGGCgttaaaatcctaaaaaaaatcatgtgtgTTTGCAATTTCAACTCTATCATGATCTCCGAATTAAGATAActgagtttttcaaaagttcacaTTCACGAGTAAAAAATTTAAGTGACGTTTTTTCAACAGTCAGTCAcagattgttattttgattgattgggCGCAATGATGGAAACGTGAAACGTAGACATTGAAAGGAAAATTATTTCACTTTCATCCAAGCATGTCAACAGTTTTGAGCACTGCAAAGTACACCTTAAGAAGATAAACCAAAACATAACACAACAGCTCTAATAGACCATTGTATCAACTCCGGACACTTCttcgatcttgaaaatgttgacATACTAGATAGTACCCTTAACTACCGAAGTCTAAAATTCTTAGAAATTTGTCACTTATATAACACACCTAACACAATCAACTATAGAACTGACATCACCAAACACAGCGCAACCTATTCATCCATCTTCAACTctctcaaaaaccaaaaatacagAGAAAAACTTAATTCACAGGCTGGTAACCATATTAGtagctattttcaaaattacaccGCTTTAAAAGTTCGATCGCGAAAAACCATACCAAAATCCAAAAGTGTGTATTCTATAAAATAGTGTAGTTTGAAACCaattaattatatttatatGTACTCCACAGTAAGTTTAAAAACGCAGAGACGATTAGAGAAGAGAAAAGTGGACAGTAAGCTTCACATAAGCACAGAAATTTCACGCGGAATGTATCATTGTAAGTAGAAGAATAGATTAACACACATAATTAAGAAATATTaatatcaataaatttcataGCACTCCCTGAGGAAGATGCTAATGAGCAACGAAACGTAGGACCAATCAAAGCAtcgttttaagaaaataaaaactgatatgccgaaaaacaattacattcatacaaggttttgatatttttatgtaaTATTTAGACTTTTAAAAGCagctcaaataaaaaatttggattacactgaggtttttttttacgcggttttttttacacggtttttttttacgcggctttttttacgcggattttcgaattaacgcggttttttttacgcggattttcgaattaacgcggtttttgagagaaaatattctaagactttttcaaaggaaaacacttagaatctttttgtagttgggaaaatcttagctctgagactaagaacgtgatacatgatatctgagtcctgagacctgagacttgagacctgagacctgagacctgagacatgagacatgagacatgagacctgagacctgagacatgagacatgagacctgagatatgagacctgagacatgagacctgagacatgagacatgagacctgagacatgagacctgagacatgagacatgagacctgagacttgagacatgagacatgagacatgagacctgagatatgagacatgagacatgagacatgagacatgagacctgagacctgagacatgagacatgagacatgagacttgagacctaagacatgagacctgagacatgagacatgagacatgagacctgagacctgagacctgagacatgagatatgaaacctgagacatgagacctgagacatgagacctgagacatgagacatgagacctgagacttgagacatgagacatgagacatgagacctgagatatgagacatgagacatgagacatgagacctgagacctgagacatgagacatgagactttagacctaagacatgagacctgagacatgagacatgagacatgagacctgagacctgagacctgagacatgagacatgaaacctgagacatgagacctgagacatgagacctgagacatgagacatgagacctaagacatgagacctgagacaaaagacatgagacatgagacctgagatatgagacctgagacatgagacatgagacctaagatatgagacctgagacatgagacatgagaccagagacatgaaacatgagacctgagacatgagacctgagacatgagacatgagacatgagacctgagacatgagacatcagacgatctaaatgattttgtttattatcttaaaaattatacgcaaatttttaaataatcatggttctttcgcatttttttagtaacgtgcttttttgctcgaattttttaattaaaatggtttttttacgtggattttcgaaattcggggtttttttacgcggatttttgaattaacgaggtttttttttacgcggattttcgaattaacgcggttttttttacgcggatttccgaattaacgcgttttttttttacgcggattttcgaattaacgcggttttttttacgcgggtttttttttacgcgggacaaaataccgcgtaaaaaaaaacctgagagTATTTAGATaagaaagtggaataagaaaGTATTTTTGTATAGCCCcctcatgtttgtaaaatgcctct
This sequence is a window from Uranotaenia lowii strain MFRU-FL chromosome 3, ASM2978415v1, whole genome shotgun sequence. Protein-coding genes within it:
- the LOC129754579 gene encoding sensory neuron membrane protein 1-like; protein product: MKWEEFNYKKIGIISASTLVGGLVFSFGIFPQILRYMVKQQMMLKDGTQMRGMFEKMPFPLDFKIHIFNVSNPEAIMKGGKPKVQEIGPYHFEEWKERFDREDNLEDDTLTFTLRNTFIFRPDKSGSLTGDEMITIPHPIILGSLVMVQREREAMLPLIIKGLSVIFEPFESGFFTVRVMDLLFDGIMIDCSSSDFSVKAVCSGLESEGIIAVHNDTHYSFSLFGTRNATDAGRWVVYRGVKNIRDLGRVISYNDEPEMDTYSGDACNMINGTDSTIFAPFMSREDLLWAWSPDICRSMGAKYVRKAKYAGLPMSYYTVGFGDLKNEPDLHCFCRNPPDDCPPKGTMDLAPCMGGPFLGSKPHFYDSDPELLNAVEGLTPNEKDHDMFIYFELTSGTPVSGVKRLQFNLEIEPVTDNEQFGSLPNVALPFFWVEEGISLNKTWTNQLKYQLFLGLKFNAFVKWFTILLGIVGSVGAGLVFHKQSTSATINVIPITVESAKSDSTRPAGQDNDGFEGDEGNLRNSMVSINNNRNLPPVINPLGNPSKLLKVDDGQRY